GGCCAACCTGTGGGCGCGTTGCCAAGCCACGAGGGAGCGGTACTTGTGCATGTGCAGAAGGTAAGGCGGAATGCCGCGCTGCCCGGTACCGTTTCATTGCACTCCGTACCAGAATCGCGCACGGAAAGGTACCGCTCCCCGCTCCCCGCTCCCCAGGAGACACTCTGATGCCGCGGATCGTCACGGGCGGTCTCATCCAGCTGTCGAATCCCATCAACGAAGACGGGGTCCCGGTCGCCAAGATCAAGCAGGCGATGCTGGACAAGCACCTCCCCTGGATCGAGGAGGCCGGAAAGAAGGGCGTCCAGATCCTCTGCCTCCAGGAGATCTTCAACGGCCCGTATTTCTGCCCCAGCCAGGACTCGAAGTGGTGCGACACCACCGAGCCGATCCCCGGCCCCACGATCGAGCTGATGCAGACTTATGCGAAGAAGCACGACATGGTCATCATCGTGCCGATCTACGAGCGCGAGATGGCGGGCGTCTACTACAACAGCGCCGCCGTCATCGACGCCGACGGCAGCTACCTCGGCAAGTACCGGAAGATGCACATCCCGCACACCTCGGGCTTCTGGGAGAAGTACTTCTTCAAGCCGGGCAACCTCGGCTACCCCACGTTCAAGACGCGCTACGCCCAGGTCGGGGTGTACATCTGTTACGACCGCCACTTCCCCGAGGGCGCTCGGCTGCTCGGGCTTCACGGTGCCGAGATCGTGTTCAATCCTTCGGCCACGGTCGCGGGGCTCTCGCAGTATCTCTGGAAGCTCGAGCAGCCCGCGCACGCCGTCGCGAACGGCTACTTCATGGGATGCAGCAACCGCGTCGGCACCGAAGCGCCGTGGAACATCGGCCAGTTCTACGGTTCTTCGTACTTCGTGGACCCGCGCGGCAACTTCCTGGCGGTGGGGAGCGAGGACAAGGACGAGCTGGTCGTGGCCGAGATGAACCTCGACATCATCGAGGAAGTGCGGCGCACCTGGCAGTTCTACCGGGACCGCCGACCGGATAGCTACGACGACATGGTGAGGCAGCTGCCGTGAGGCGGGAGCCGGGAGCCGGGAGCCGTGCTTTTCGCGCCCGGCGCGGCCGCGGTGTTCCGCGGTGGGTCCGGCTCCCGGCTCCCGGCTCCCGAAGTGGGAAGCCCCTATGCCGCTCCTGATCTCCAACGGCCGGATCATCACGGCAACCGACGACTACGTCGCGGACATCTACTGCGCCGGCGAGACCATCTCACGCATCGAGCGCGGGATCGACCCGAAGACCCTGCCGCCGGACACCGAGGTCGTGGACGCCTCGGGCAAGTACGTCTTTCCCGGCTTCATCGACCCGCACGTCCACATCTACCTCCCGTTCATGGGCACGTACGCGGTGGA
The window above is part of the Gemmatimonadales bacterium genome. Proteins encoded here:
- a CDS encoding nitrilase-related carbon-nitrogen hydrolase; the encoded protein is MPRIVTGGLIQLSNPINEDGVPVAKIKQAMLDKHLPWIEEAGKKGVQILCLQEIFNGPYFCPSQDSKWCDTTEPIPGPTIELMQTYAKKHDMVIIVPIYEREMAGVYYNSAAVIDADGSYLGKYRKMHIPHTSGFWEKYFFKPGNLGYPTFKTRYAQVGVYICYDRHFPEGARLLGLHGAEIVFNPSATVAGLSQYLWKLEQPAHAVANGYFMGCSNRVGTEAPWNIGQFYGSSYFVDPRGNFLAVGSEDKDELVVAEMNLDIIEEVRRTWQFYRDRRPDSYDDMVRQLP